GTCTTTGGCGATGGAGGACCGATCACCATCACGGCCAATGCCGCAATCTTAGTCGATCCCACGAGTGTCTTAGATGCTTCGTCGCAATTTGGCGGGGCCGGAATCATCAATATTCAAGCGCCGATTCAAGAGTTGAGCGGCACGATCGTCCCCTTGCCCGCGAAAATCACGAACGTGACGAGTCTCTACGGGGAGGCTTGCGCTTCACAGAAAAACGGGCGGTTCAGCAGCTTTGTCAAAACGACGGATTCTGCACTCTCTCCAATGCCAAGAGGATTACTCACCAGCCCCTTAGCCTTCGATATCGAGGGCTCTTCACAGCCTGCCTCTCGCCACGCCAAAACATCCGCCACTTCTTCGCGGCTGACTCACGATTCTCCAGAGATGACCGGATTCCCGATCTGGAAAATCAAGACCGGCACCCTTCCCATCCTACCGTTTCAGGTCTGTGCCCGAACGGAAGACTATAGCCAATCCCATTAAATTCCAATGCATGGACATCTACTCACCCCGCGCGATGACATGGAGTCGCGCTCAGAGCGGCCACGCCCACAGCAAAGTCGGGATGGACACGATGACGATAAGAATTTCCAATGGCAAGCCCATCCGCCAGTAGTCCCCGAATCGATACCCTCCCGGCCCCATGACCAGAAGATTGTTCTGATGGCCGATAGGCGTCAGAAACGCACATGAGGCTCCGATGGCCACGGCCATCAAAAACGGGTCCGGGTTCACTCCGAGTTCTTGAGCCAGCGCCCAAGCGAGCGGAGCCATCACGACGGCTGTGGCCGCGTTGTTCATGATGTCCGACAACGTCATCGTCAACACCAAGATCATGGCGAGGATCGCCACAGGAGGAAGGCCCGTGGTTACGCTGACCAGCGACTCTGCGATAATGGCCGTCGCACCGCTGACTTCTAACGCGTTTCCGATGGGAATCATGGCGCCGATCAACACAATGACCGGCCAGTCCACGGAATCATAGATATCCCGCGGCGGCACCATGTTCATCATCACCATCAGCACCGCCGCGAGCAGCAGCGCGACCGGCAAAGCTAACAGCCCAAGAGTGGCGCTGACAATGGCGAGCACGAATAGTGCCGATGAAAGCCAGGCCTGAGATGTTTCTCGAATTTTTATCCCACGTTCAGCCAGCGGAAGGCACCCGAGCGAGGAGATCACTTCGACCACTTGCTCTTTTTCCCCTTGCAGAAGCAGCACATCGCCGGCCCGGAATCGAAAAGACTTCAACCGGCCACGATAAGGTTTTCCCTGCCGGGACACGGCAAGCAGCATGATGCCAAACCGTGAACGCAATTGAAGGGTATCCGCCATTCTCCCTACCAGCCACGAACGGTTCGGCGGAATGACGGCTTCCATGAGCACCTGGTCTTTGGGGATCACGGATTTGGCTTCTCCGTTTTCCTCGACTTCTTCTTTCGGTTGCGTTCCGGCCAGTTCGAGCTTGAGCGTCTCGACGAACTTTTTAATCCCTTGCGGCCCCGCCTCGATCACGAGAATATCGCCTTCTTGAATGCCCTCGCGCCACACGGCTCCTCGAATAGACTGATCTCCACGGATGAGCCCGACAATCAGCGCTTCCGTGTTTTCGGTGATTTTTTCGAGCTCTGTCAGTGATTGGCCGATCGCCTTGGAATCCTTGGTGACGCGAACTTCCGTGATGTAATCCTTGATCTGAAACAACTCCTTCGGCGCGCTGTGTTTGCGTCTGGCCTCCGGAATGAGACGCCATCCAATCACGGTCACAAAGACAAGGCCAAGACTGGCGACGACCGCCCCGACCGGAGAGAAGTCAAACATCTTAAAGGCGGACCCGGCGATGTCATGACGATACGACGCGACAATAATATTTGGCGGCGTCCCGATCAGGGTCACCATGCCCCCGAGAATGGTGCCAAACGCGAGGGGCATCAGCACAATGGCCGGCGAACGCTTCGCTTCCTCCGATGTTTGAATGGCCACGGGCATGAGAAGGGCGAGCGCCCCCACATTGTTCATAACCGTGGAAAGAATCGCGCCGAGCCCTGACAACACCGCGATGTGAAGCGAGGGAGAACGCAGAGCGAGTTTGACGTAATTCGTGACGAAATCGACTGCGCCGGTGTTACTCAACGCCCGGCTGATGATTAACACCGCGGCGACGGTCACCGTGGCCGGATGTCCGAACCCTTGAAACGCATCGCGCGGCGCAACAACGCCAAGGGTGGCGCCAACCGCGAGCGCCCCCACAGCCACGACGTCGTACCGCCATCGCTCCCAGATCAGAAGGACAAAAATGACGCCTAACAGGCTCAGCAAGATAATCTGGTCAGCGGTCATATGTCGTACCTTCGTATCATCCCTGCCTTCACAAGCAGCAGATAAACGTACGGCCGATCAGGGGTTGGTTGATAAGGGAATCCCTACGATGTGTAGAGCATTGAAGGGGAGTGTATGTTGTCTGAACTTTTCGGGCAACTATTTGGACAGAAAAATGCCGGGGACGCCCAGACGTCGAACATTCGGAAATCATGAACGTCTCACCGAATAATTGACGGCCACGAAAGGCCAGTAGGCACGGATTCAGAAGGTCGGAAAATGAGGGGATACCTACTGAACGCAGAATGTCCACGCCACATGTCGAGAATCAATGTGGCCCAACACTCCTCTGATGATCAGGCGGATAACCGTGCCACTGGAGTGCGCGGGGCTCTCCGGAGCCGTTTACGGAAAGGAAGAACTTCCGCCTTGAAACCCGAACGATGTTTATTGATCGTCGGATCAACGAGATTTCCACACATCACGCATCGCAGGGCTTTAATCCATAATTCTCCAGGCCCCCCTTTGATGTCCAAACAATTATCCACCACCATGAGTCCGCTGCATCGTGTACAGTTCATATCAGTACCTCCTTCGTGAAAGCTTCCTGCCTTCCCACTGTTTTTCTCACGATCTTTGGCTTTGCGTAATACTCACAATCATTGAGTGGAATTGTGTCACAGGAATGTGCGTAGATTTCGCTTTAGCCATTGATGCCTCCATAATCAACTAGCTAATGCATCACTCATGCCAGAAGGGTTGGCATGAAATGTTCTTACGATCGCCACAATCATGTGGCCTTACTTAGAGTTCAAGGACGGAAAACCTGATAGAAAATAAAGGCAGGATTAATAGAAAACAAATGCGGGAGAAAGGAGATATAATTTATGATTTTATCAGAGTATTAAAAAACATTCAAAGCAATAAATAATATGATATCGCAACTCTGATACCCTGTTTCACATCATTCCATGTGAATGTATCTGTGACACAGGATTGATGATCGAGCATAAAACAAATGGCAAATAAAAACAAGGGTTCACATGATATTTTTTTGGCAGTATGTGGGACATTTTGACACTCATTCTCTAGACAAAGTGTAGGCTAGGCCAATCAGGTAGATCTTTTGTTCTGAATACATGAACATCAAAGCTACTGCCTAATCGTGCCATGCTCGTCAATTGTTCGATTTCTGACTCTGCCTGCCGGCGATCTTGAACATGATCTGCGTATCGATCAATTCCAAGACATTTTAACCACGTTCCCTGACGCATTCTTGTGGCACAGTTTAACCCAACCTTACCGGCGGCCTGCTGGAGCGCCGTAAAATCGACATCAGCCGTCAGATCTTGCTCGCCAACATAGTCAAAAGGGTCAAAAGTTTGTCTTTGCGCTCGAAATGACCGCAATGTTCCATTTCGCCGTTGATAGGAATAGACCTGCTCCGCTTCATCTCCATAGTCAATCAGCACCAACCACCCCTTCGAAATCAGCTTGGCGATTGCACGAAGAAAACTCTCGAGTTCCAAACATATTTCAGCGACTTGTCCTCTACCTAGACTGATGTTTTCACCTTGAAGCCGTTCAGCCAGCAGAGGCGTTGAGGGCGAATCCGGCCATTCGATCAATTCCCCGTCACCGCCTACCCCAACGTAGAGTTCCAACAGATGGCCAGACCCATCACCCATCACCCGATGGACTGGTAAAGCATCCAACACTTCATTGCCGAGGACGAAGGTTGGAGCGGGATCAAGGTCATCTGCCTTTTCAATAGACCTGAGGCCCCGTTGGCGCTGCAAGGTTCTCAGCGCGGGGCTCGTTTCCACAATGACGTAGTCTCGAGCGGATGGGAAGTAGGAGAGGATATTGGCTGCAAGCTCTCCGGTCCCTCCTCCGAATTCTACGATTCGCAACTGTTCGCCCAGCGTATCTTCCGCCTGTTGAATAGCCAGGTAGAGAGTGAACGCAAAGGCGTGGTACATGGCGTTGGTATTAAATTGACCATTGGGACGACCGATGATCGGGCCTTTTGTATAGAACCCATGCCTGGGATGATAGAGGGCCAAGTCCATGAAGTCTCTGAACGTGAGTGGCCTGTTCTTCGTGATCTTGTCTTTAATTATTTGCCCTAAAGATGTGGGGTGGCGGTGCAGATCGACTGGAGTCCTCACTTTAAGTATTTGGGTTCGCTAGACTAGCCAAGTGCGATGGCAAAAAAAAGGAAGAACCCCTCGATGGAGCTCTTCCCTTTTCTCTGCTTAAATTTCTTTTCGACCTTTTGGACCGACTATTATCTATCTTGGAACGGCGAAGATTATTGTATCACCGTCGAAGTCGCTCCACCTGGATTGATGGGTACCTTATTCAAGGGGCCCTCAACTTCCGGCAACCGACCTGCGCCCATCGACTTTTTAACGCGCATTCTGTTGGGGTCTGACACATCATTCACGATGGCTGAATCATAAGACATCGTGGATGCTTGGAGATCGCTGGCATTCGTTTGCCCTTGATCATAAGCCGTGGCTTGCCCCGTTGCAGGGGATTTGCCTTTAGCAGGATAGCCGGGATGCTTAGGAAGCAACGCTGGGTTGGCACATGCCAAAGAAACTGCGAGCAGGGTGGCACCCATCGCGCCAAAAATAATTCCAATCGCTTTCATAAGTCCACTCCTTTGTTATAGACAGGTTAACAATGGAAAAACTGTATAGAGCTTGGCCTTCATCTCACTTTAAGGAAAGGAATAATATTCCTAACTCCATATCTCTGTCAAGCCAAGGCAATTCCCGTTTAGTTCGAACGTCTTGTTGATGGCCTTCTGGCTCCCCGTCGTCTGGCCCTGTTGTAGGGGACGCGAGGTCGTAAGGCTGGCATTTGCAAGGTTACAGTCGTCCCTTGCTCAGGTCCGCTCGTTATCTGAATTTGCCCTTGATGCTCTTCAACGATTTTTTTCACCGTGGCCAGGCCGAGCCCCGTTCCTGACCGTTTGGTGGTGAAATAGGGCTCGAAAACCTTATCCACGTGTTCCGGAGGGATGGGAATTCCGTCATTTTCAATGGTTATGCCGATATGATTTCGAGGTTCTTTCAGTGAGGTCACCGAGATACGAAGCTGTCCACCGGGAGACATCGCTTCCAAGGAATTCTTGAAAATGCTCAGAAAAGCATGACGCATCTTCGCTTCGTCCCACCGGACTTGCGCCAATCGTGAAGGGTAGGCCTTTTGAACATCAATACGGTTCACACGGATATCTGTAGAAATGAGAGAAAGCGCATGGTCCAGAAGATCGGGCACTCGACATGGCCGTCGATCGAGCTCAAGAGGTTTCGCAAAGTCCAAAATTTCGTGAAGTATGGATTCCATACGAATCAAGTCACGCATGGCTGTCTCCACCCGGGTCTGTGAATCAAAGTCCAAGGTGGCTTCAGTGGTGATCTCTTCGAGTTGAGCCCGGATGAACCCCATAGGTTCCCGTATTTCCGTAGCAAGAAATGAACTCACCTCATCCAACGCCACTCGTCTTTCTTCCCTTCGAATAGCCGGCTCTGAAATTTCTGTTCTATGACGGTCCACAGGTTTTCCGTCAACTGGTTTTTGTTCGGAAAGAATAGCCAGTTGCGCGGAAGGGTCTTCGAATAATTCCACTAACTTCGTCGTAATGGGTTCAATTTGTCCAATCTGGAACCCATTTGATTCATACTGGGAAGGTGATTTTGAGGCGAAGGTTACCGTACCGGCCACTCGACCTCTTACAAAGAACGGGACAACGACCGTCGAGGAAAATCGGTCTTTGTACAATTGCTTGTAATCTTGGAAACGGCCCTGAGTCGAAGCCAGGTTATGATCGGCCCGCGGCTTTCTATGCCGGACCGTCCAACCAGACGCCGACTCATCCAAGAGCAGTCTCTGGCCTGGGACCAGATCGCGTTTGGCGTTCCCGATCCCGCCAAGTACTTCAAGCGTTGCGGCGATGGGGTCGTAAATCGTGACCCAGGCTCGCTCAAAGGGCAGGGTTTCACTCATTTCGCTCAACAACGTGGTCACCCGTTCCTGAATGACTGGATTGGAGTAGGCTCGTGGCTGGTTCGGATGAACCCCGTCACCGTCCGGTGGCAGAGGCTCTTCTGCCACAAGCGGGCGGCCTAATATTAAAGAGGAACTAAAGAGGCCCGCCTTCATCAATTCTTCCGTGATGAAGCTTCTGGTTCGTTCAACCGCTGATTTATCTCGTTTGGACAGTGGTGAGCTTTCTTTCCGTCCCAGGATCAACGTCCCGTAGATTCGTCCGCCATGTTTCAACGGGACACTGATCAGGATTTTACTCCCGGGAGTCACCATTCGAAGCCGGAGAACCTTATTCAACTCAGAATCCGAAGCCGGTCCTTTTGATCCGGTTTTCCCCCAGTCTTGGGGAGACAACGTTCTCAAGATGGCTCGAATCTCTCTAGAAGTAAATCCCCGCGATACTTGTGGGAGAAAAGGCCCTCCATCACTCGTAATGATGGCCACCAAGATGGCCTCCACCCCGAGTTCATTGACAGCCGACGTGAGTATTTTTTGAAGCG
The genomic region above belongs to Nitrospirales bacterium and contains:
- a CDS encoding SLC13 family permease; this encodes MTADQIILLSLLGVIFVLLIWERWRYDVVAVGALAVGATLGVVAPRDAFQGFGHPATVTVAAVLIISRALSNTGAVDFVTNYVKLALRSPSLHIAVLSGLGAILSTVMNNVGALALLMPVAIQTSEEAKRSPAIVLMPLAFGTILGGMVTLIGTPPNIIVASYRHDIAGSAFKMFDFSPVGAVVASLGLVFVTVIGWRLIPEARRKHSAPKELFQIKDYITEVRVTKDSKAIGQSLTELEKITENTEALIVGLIRGDQSIRGAVWREGIQEGDILVIEAGPQGIKKFVETLKLELAGTQPKEEVEENGEAKSVIPKDQVLMEAVIPPNRSWLVGRMADTLQLRSRFGIMLLAVSRQGKPYRGRLKSFRFRAGDVLLLQGEKEQVVEVISSLGCLPLAERGIKIRETSQAWLSSALFVLAIVSATLGLLALPVALLLAAVLMVMMNMVPPRDIYDSVDWPVIVLIGAMIPIGNALEVSGATAIIAESLVSVTTGLPPVAILAMILVLTMTLSDIMNNAATAVVMAPLAWALAQELGVNPDPFLMAVAIGASCAFLTPIGHQNNLLVMGPGGYRFGDYWRMGLPLEILIVIVSIPTLLWAWPL
- a CDS encoding ATP-binding protein encodes the protein MPRPEEPTLPTKQSTLQKILTSAVNELGVEAILVAIITSDGGPFLPQVSRGFTSREIRAILRTLSPQDWGKTGSKGPASDSELNKVLRLRMVTPGSKILISVPLKHGGRIYGTLILGRKESSPLSKRDKSAVERTRSFITEELMKAGLFSSSLILGRPLVAEEPLPPDGDGVHPNQPRAYSNPVIQERVTTLLSEMSETLPFERAWVTIYDPIAATLEVLGGIGNAKRDLVPGQRLLLDESASGWTVRHRKPRADHNLASTQGRFQDYKQLYKDRFSSTVVVPFFVRGRVAGTVTFASKSPSQYESNGFQIGQIEPITTKLVELFEDPSAQLAILSEQKPVDGKPVDRHRTEISEPAIRREERRVALDEVSSFLATEIREPMGFIRAQLEEITTEATLDFDSQTRVETAMRDLIRMESILHEILDFAKPLELDRRPCRVPDLLDHALSLISTDIRVNRIDVQKAYPSRLAQVRWDEAKMRHAFLSIFKNSLEAMSPGGQLRISVTSLKEPRNHIGITIENDGIPIPPEHVDKVFEPYFTTKRSGTGLGLATVKKIVEEHQGQIQITSGPEQGTTVTLQMPALRPRVPYNRARRRGARRPSTRRSN
- a CDS encoding SAM-dependent methyltransferase yields the protein MDLALYHPRHGFYTKGPIIGRPNGQFNTNAMYHAFAFTLYLAIQQAEDTLGEQLRIVEFGGGTGELAANILSYFPSARDYVIVETSPALRTLQRQRGLRSIEKADDLDPAPTFVLGNEVLDALPVHRVMGDGSGHLLELYVGVGGDGELIEWPDSPSTPLLAERLQGENISLGRGQVAEICLELESFLRAIAKLISKGWLVLIDYGDEAEQVYSYQRRNGTLRSFRAQRQTFDPFDYVGEQDLTADVDFTALQQAAGKVGLNCATRMRQGTWLKCLGIDRYADHVQDRRQAESEIEQLTSMARLGSSFDVHVFRTKDLPDWPSLHFV